A stretch of the Solanum dulcamara chromosome 6, daSolDulc1.2, whole genome shotgun sequence genome encodes the following:
- the LOC129891209 gene encoding 26S proteasome regulatory subunit RPN13 isoform X2: protein MGSSTADAFPQIQETLMEFRAGKMLMEGKKVIPDSRKGLVRIGRGEEGLLHFQWLDRNLNIVEDDQIVFPEEAVFEKVNQSSGRVYILKFCTDDRRLFFWMQEPAADNDAQICSSVNFYLNQPLEFPGEDEPEVSAPLPNSEDMVEEDISSRAGNLVSASMNTEASSDVTSSGPVKLSDLQRILSNIGSTDEAVDSDAGLGLGDILRPELILPLIEEIPLEGQLASYLPEGHWTPYALMELLQSPPFRQQLDSFTYVLRTGQIDLNQFGIDPSQYKLTVPSFLEALEDSVSNASGSNESRQDEKDLRSQTCNRSDPMDEGH from the exons GAAACTTTGATGGAATTTCGTGCTGGTAAAATGCTCATGGAGGGAAAAAAGGTTATCCCTGATTCACGGAAAGGACTTGTTCGTATAGGCAGG GGTGAAGAGGGACTACTCCATTTTCAGTGGCTTGACCGTAATCTCAACATTGTTGAAGAT GATCAGATTGTTTTCCCAGAGGAGGCAGTTTTTGAAAAG GTCAATCAATCATCTGGAAGGGTTTACATTTTGAAGTTCTGTACCGATGATAGAAGGCTTTTCTTTTGGATGCAG GAGCCAGCAGCTGACAATGATGCACAGATATGTAGCTCAGTCAACTTCTACTTGAATCAACCACTGG AGTTTCCTGGTGAAGATGAGCCTGAAGTTTCAGCTCCATTACCAAATTCTGAAGATATGGTAGAAGAAGATATTTCATCGAG GGCAGGAAATTTGGTTAGTGCAAGCATGAATACTGAAGCAAGTAGCGATGTAACATCTTCAGGCCCAGTAAAGTTGTCTGATCTTCAAAGAATATTGAGTAACATAGGGTCCACAG ATGAAGCTGTAGATTCTGATGCAG GATTGGGATTGGGAGATATTTTGAGGCCTGAGCTCATATTACCGCTGATTGAGGAAATACCACTAGAAGGACAACTAGCTTCATACTTGCCTGAG GGCCATTGGACACCATATGCATTAATGGAGTTGCTACAGAGTCCTCCGTTCCGTCAGCAACTAGACTCATTTACTTAT GTTCTTCGAACGGGACAAATAGATCTTAATCAGTTTGGAATTGATCCAAGTCAAT ATAAGTTGACAGTTCCATCTTTTCTCGAGGCACTGGAAGATTCTGTTTCCAACGCGTCAGGATCCAATGAATCAAGGCAGGATGAGAAGGATTTAAGATCTCAAACGTGTAACAGAAGTGATCCTATGGATGAAGGCCATTAA
- the LOC129891209 gene encoding 26S proteasome regulatory subunit RPN13 isoform X1, translating to MRHTSQQIVHIFVYKKIQETLMEFRAGKMLMEGKKVIPDSRKGLVRIGRGEEGLLHFQWLDRNLNIVEDDQIVFPEEAVFEKVNQSSGRVYILKFCTDDRRLFFWMQEPAADNDAQICSSVNFYLNQPLEFPGEDEPEVSAPLPNSEDMVEEDISSRAGNLVSASMNTEASSDVTSSGPVKLSDLQRILSNIGSTDEAVDSDAGLGLGDILRPELILPLIEEIPLEGQLASYLPEGHWTPYALMELLQSPPFRQQLDSFTYVLRTGQIDLNQFGIDPSQYKLTVPSFLEALEDSVSNASGSNESRQDEKDLRSQTCNRSDPMDEGH from the exons GAAACTTTGATGGAATTTCGTGCTGGTAAAATGCTCATGGAGGGAAAAAAGGTTATCCCTGATTCACGGAAAGGACTTGTTCGTATAGGCAGG GGTGAAGAGGGACTACTCCATTTTCAGTGGCTTGACCGTAATCTCAACATTGTTGAAGAT GATCAGATTGTTTTCCCAGAGGAGGCAGTTTTTGAAAAG GTCAATCAATCATCTGGAAGGGTTTACATTTTGAAGTTCTGTACCGATGATAGAAGGCTTTTCTTTTGGATGCAG GAGCCAGCAGCTGACAATGATGCACAGATATGTAGCTCAGTCAACTTCTACTTGAATCAACCACTGG AGTTTCCTGGTGAAGATGAGCCTGAAGTTTCAGCTCCATTACCAAATTCTGAAGATATGGTAGAAGAAGATATTTCATCGAG GGCAGGAAATTTGGTTAGTGCAAGCATGAATACTGAAGCAAGTAGCGATGTAACATCTTCAGGCCCAGTAAAGTTGTCTGATCTTCAAAGAATATTGAGTAACATAGGGTCCACAG ATGAAGCTGTAGATTCTGATGCAG GATTGGGATTGGGAGATATTTTGAGGCCTGAGCTCATATTACCGCTGATTGAGGAAATACCACTAGAAGGACAACTAGCTTCATACTTGCCTGAG GGCCATTGGACACCATATGCATTAATGGAGTTGCTACAGAGTCCTCCGTTCCGTCAGCAACTAGACTCATTTACTTAT GTTCTTCGAACGGGACAAATAGATCTTAATCAGTTTGGAATTGATCCAAGTCAAT ATAAGTTGACAGTTCCATCTTTTCTCGAGGCACTGGAAGATTCTGTTTCCAACGCGTCAGGATCCAATGAATCAAGGCAGGATGAGAAGGATTTAAGATCTCAAACGTGTAACAGAAGTGATCCTATGGATGAAGGCCATTAA
- the LOC129891209 gene encoding 26S proteasome regulatory subunit RPN13 isoform X3, with amino-acid sequence MVSLIYVYLPKETLMEFRAGKMLMEGKKVIPDSRKGLVRIGRGEEGLLHFQWLDRNLNIVEDDQIVFPEEAVFEKVNQSSGRVYILKFCTDDRRLFFWMQEPAADNDAQICSSVNFYLNQPLEFPGEDEPEVSAPLPNSEDMVEEDISSRAGNLVSASMNTEASSDVTSSGPVKLSDLQRILSNIGSTDEAVDSDAGLGLGDILRPELILPLIEEIPLEGQLASYLPEGHWTPYALMELLQSPPFRQQLDSFTYVLRTGQIDLNQFGIDPSQYKLTVPSFLEALEDSVSNASGSNESRQDEKDLRSQTCNRSDPMDEGH; translated from the exons ATGGTGTCACTGATTTATGTTTATCTCCCAAAG GAAACTTTGATGGAATTTCGTGCTGGTAAAATGCTCATGGAGGGAAAAAAGGTTATCCCTGATTCACGGAAAGGACTTGTTCGTATAGGCAGG GGTGAAGAGGGACTACTCCATTTTCAGTGGCTTGACCGTAATCTCAACATTGTTGAAGAT GATCAGATTGTTTTCCCAGAGGAGGCAGTTTTTGAAAAG GTCAATCAATCATCTGGAAGGGTTTACATTTTGAAGTTCTGTACCGATGATAGAAGGCTTTTCTTTTGGATGCAG GAGCCAGCAGCTGACAATGATGCACAGATATGTAGCTCAGTCAACTTCTACTTGAATCAACCACTGG AGTTTCCTGGTGAAGATGAGCCTGAAGTTTCAGCTCCATTACCAAATTCTGAAGATATGGTAGAAGAAGATATTTCATCGAG GGCAGGAAATTTGGTTAGTGCAAGCATGAATACTGAAGCAAGTAGCGATGTAACATCTTCAGGCCCAGTAAAGTTGTCTGATCTTCAAAGAATATTGAGTAACATAGGGTCCACAG ATGAAGCTGTAGATTCTGATGCAG GATTGGGATTGGGAGATATTTTGAGGCCTGAGCTCATATTACCGCTGATTGAGGAAATACCACTAGAAGGACAACTAGCTTCATACTTGCCTGAG GGCCATTGGACACCATATGCATTAATGGAGTTGCTACAGAGTCCTCCGTTCCGTCAGCAACTAGACTCATTTACTTAT GTTCTTCGAACGGGACAAATAGATCTTAATCAGTTTGGAATTGATCCAAGTCAAT ATAAGTTGACAGTTCCATCTTTTCTCGAGGCACTGGAAGATTCTGTTTCCAACGCGTCAGGATCCAATGAATCAAGGCAGGATGAGAAGGATTTAAGATCTCAAACGTGTAACAGAAGTGATCCTATGGATGAAGGCCATTAA
- the LOC129891209 gene encoding 26S proteasome regulatory subunit RPN13 isoform X4: MNRKETLMEFRAGKMLMEGKKVIPDSRKGLVRIGRGEEGLLHFQWLDRNLNIVEDDQIVFPEEAVFEKVNQSSGRVYILKFCTDDRRLFFWMQEPAADNDAQICSSVNFYLNQPLEFPGEDEPEVSAPLPNSEDMVEEDISSRAGNLVSASMNTEASSDVTSSGPVKLSDLQRILSNIGSTDEAVDSDAGLGLGDILRPELILPLIEEIPLEGQLASYLPEGHWTPYALMELLQSPPFRQQLDSFTYVLRTGQIDLNQFGIDPSQYKLTVPSFLEALEDSVSNASGSNESRQDEKDLRSQTCNRSDPMDEGH; encoded by the exons ATGAATAGGAAG GAAACTTTGATGGAATTTCGTGCTGGTAAAATGCTCATGGAGGGAAAAAAGGTTATCCCTGATTCACGGAAAGGACTTGTTCGTATAGGCAGG GGTGAAGAGGGACTACTCCATTTTCAGTGGCTTGACCGTAATCTCAACATTGTTGAAGAT GATCAGATTGTTTTCCCAGAGGAGGCAGTTTTTGAAAAG GTCAATCAATCATCTGGAAGGGTTTACATTTTGAAGTTCTGTACCGATGATAGAAGGCTTTTCTTTTGGATGCAG GAGCCAGCAGCTGACAATGATGCACAGATATGTAGCTCAGTCAACTTCTACTTGAATCAACCACTGG AGTTTCCTGGTGAAGATGAGCCTGAAGTTTCAGCTCCATTACCAAATTCTGAAGATATGGTAGAAGAAGATATTTCATCGAG GGCAGGAAATTTGGTTAGTGCAAGCATGAATACTGAAGCAAGTAGCGATGTAACATCTTCAGGCCCAGTAAAGTTGTCTGATCTTCAAAGAATATTGAGTAACATAGGGTCCACAG ATGAAGCTGTAGATTCTGATGCAG GATTGGGATTGGGAGATATTTTGAGGCCTGAGCTCATATTACCGCTGATTGAGGAAATACCACTAGAAGGACAACTAGCTTCATACTTGCCTGAG GGCCATTGGACACCATATGCATTAATGGAGTTGCTACAGAGTCCTCCGTTCCGTCAGCAACTAGACTCATTTACTTAT GTTCTTCGAACGGGACAAATAGATCTTAATCAGTTTGGAATTGATCCAAGTCAAT ATAAGTTGACAGTTCCATCTTTTCTCGAGGCACTGGAAGATTCTGTTTCCAACGCGTCAGGATCCAATGAATCAAGGCAGGATGAGAAGGATTTAAGATCTCAAACGTGTAACAGAAGTGATCCTATGGATGAAGGCCATTAA